The following are encoded together in the Raphanus sativus cultivar WK10039 unplaced genomic scaffold, ASM80110v3 Scaffold0611, whole genome shotgun sequence genome:
- the LOC130502621 gene encoding myrosinase-like — protein sequence MKLLGLALVLLLAAASCKAGEEITCEENEPFTCSNTAKLSSKSFGKDFIFGVASSAYQIEGGRGRGVNIWDGFSHRYPEKSGSDLKNGDTTCESYTRWQKDVDVMGEINATGYRFSFAWSRIIPKGKVSRGVNQGGLEYYHKLIDALLEKNITPFVTLFHWDLPQTLQDEYEGFLDRQIIQDFKDYADLCFKEFGGKVKHWITINQLYTVPTRGYAIGTDAPGRCSPMVDTKHRCYGGNSSTEPYIVAHNQLLAHAAAVDLYRTKYKFQKGKIGPVMITRWFLPYDDSDPASIEATERMNQFFHGWYMEPLTKGRYPDIMRQIVGSRLPNFTEEEAALVAGSYDFLGLNYYVAQYTQPKPNPYPSETHTAMMDAGVKLTYENSRGELIGPLFVEDKDNGNSYYYPKGIYYVMDYFKTKYGNPLIYVTENGFSTPSSEKREQAIADYKRIDYLCSHLCFLRKVIKEKGVNVRGYFAWALGDNYEFCKGFTVRFGLSYVNWDDLDDRNLKESGQWYQRFINGTVKNPAKQDFLRSSLSSQSQKRLADA from the exons ATGAAGCTTCTAGGGCTCGCTTTAGTTTTACTATTAGCTGCTGCCAGTTGCAAAGCTGGTGAAGAAATTACTTGCGAAGAGAACGAACCATTCACATGTAGTAACACTGCTAAATTAAGCAGTAAAAGCTTTGGAAAAGACTTCATCTTCGGTGTTGCATCTTCTGCTTACCAG ATCGAAGGAGGGAGAGGTCGTGGTGTTAACATTTGGGATGGCTTCAGTCACCGATATCCAG AGAAATCTGGGTCAGATTTGAAGAATGGAGACACCACTTGTGAGTCATATACGAGATGGCAG AAAGATGTAGACGTGATGGGCGAAATCAATGCTACTGGCTACAGATTCTCCTTTGCGTGGTCAAGAATCATTCCAA AAGGAAAGGTGAGTAGGGGAGTGAACCAAGGAGGTCTTGAATACTATCACAAACTCATAGATGCACTCCTCGAAAAGAATATAACTCCTTTTGTTACCCTCTTTCACTGGGACCTTCCTCAAACACTCCAAGATGAGTATGAAGGTTTCTTGGACCGCCAGATCAT CCAAGATTTCAAAGATTACGCGGATCTGTGTTTCAAAGAATTTGGTGGAAAGGTAAAGCATTGGATCACGATCAACCAGCTATACACAGTGCCTACAAGAGGCTATGCGATTGGAACAGATGCACCTGGTCGATGTTCTCCTATGGTTGATACCAAGCACAGGTGTTACGGCGGAAATTCTTCAACAGAACCCTACATCGTTGCACATAACCAGCTTCTTGCTCATGCTGCGGCCGTCGATCTTTACAGAACCAAATATAAG TTCCAAAAGGGAAAGATTGGACCTGTGATGATAACAAGATGGTTTCTTCCATATGATGATTCTGATCCTGCCTCCATAGAAGCAACCGAGAGGATGAACCAATTCTTCCATGgatg GTACATGGAGCCGCTAACAAAGGGTAGATATCCAGACATCATGAGACAGATTGTGGGTAGTCGGCTTCCCAACTTCACAGAGGAAGAAGCCGCACTCGTCGCTGGTTCATATGATTTTCTTGGTCTCAACTATTATGTCgctcagtacacccagccgaaACCTAACCCATATCCTTCAGAGACACACACTGCCATGATGGACGCTGGCGTAAAGCTCACAT ATGAGAATTCACGTGGTGAACTTATTGGTCCACTG TTCGTTGAAGACAAAGACAACGGCAACAGCTATTACTACCCAAAAGGGATTTATTACGTAATGGACTACTTTAAAACCAAATACGGCAACCCATTAATCTATGTCACCGAGAATG GATTTAGCACCCCCAGTTCAGAAAAACGTGAGCAAGCTATTGCCGATTACAAGCGAATTGATTATCTATGCAGCCATCTATGTTTTCTCCGCAAAGTCATCAA GGAGAAGGGTGTCAACGTGAGAGGATACTTCGCATGGGCTCTTGGTGATAATTATGAATTCTGTAAAGGTTTTACGGTCAGATTTGGACTCAGTTACGTTAATTGGGATGATCTCGACGACAGAAACCTCAAAGAATCTGGTCAATGGTACCAGAGATTCATTAACGGGACTGTCAAGAATCCTGCAAAACAAGATTTCCTCCGCTCAAGCCTCTCTTCCCAGAGTCAGAAGAGGCTTGCTGATGCATGA